From Streptomyces sp. NBC_01754, a single genomic window includes:
- a CDS encoding alpha/beta fold hydrolase encodes MEHFVDVTPVVRLWVEERGASDAPPLLLVTGAQASGVGWPEELVDALAARHRVIRYDHRDTGRSTWAFDQEPYALADLAEDAIAVMDALGVARAHVVGLSMGGMLTQLLIADHPDRMLSATLIGTSALSTAPYVSPDGTPVPSEELPGIAPHVLELWSRPVEDHGLEAELDRRVEHWRALGGDQLPFDAEGARDLERRIIQHTGHHTAGTAHARADTAGLIRTEKLAAADVPTLVVAAPADPLFPPPHPQHLAQVIRGASLTEIPGMGHALPHPVCAPLAAAVLEHTARH; translated from the coding sequence ATGGAGCACTTCGTCGATGTGACGCCCGTAGTCCGCCTGTGGGTGGAGGAGCGGGGAGCCTCCGACGCCCCTCCCCTCCTGCTGGTCACGGGTGCACAGGCTTCCGGTGTCGGCTGGCCGGAGGAGCTGGTCGACGCACTCGCCGCCCGGCACCGGGTGATCCGCTACGACCACCGCGACACCGGCCGTTCCACCTGGGCGTTCGACCAGGAGCCGTACGCGCTCGCCGATCTCGCCGAGGACGCGATCGCGGTGATGGACGCCCTCGGTGTCGCACGCGCCCACGTCGTGGGGCTGTCCATGGGGGGCATGCTCACCCAGCTGCTTATCGCCGACCACCCTGACCGGATGCTCAGCGCCACCCTGATCGGAACGAGCGCCCTCAGCACCGCCCCCTATGTGAGCCCGGACGGGACCCCCGTACCCTCCGAGGAGCTTCCCGGTATCGCCCCGCACGTGCTGGAGCTGTGGTCCCGCCCCGTCGAGGACCACGGTCTGGAAGCCGAGTTGGACCGCCGGGTCGAACACTGGCGGGCGCTGGGCGGCGATCAGCTCCCCTTCGACGCCGAGGGCGCTCGTGACCTGGAACGCAGGATCATCCAGCACACCGGCCACCACACCGCCGGAACCGCGCATGCCCGCGCCGACACCGCGGGACTGATCCGCACCGAGAAGCTCGCCGCGGCGGACGTGCCCACACTCGTCGTCGCCGCCCCGGCCGACCCCCTCTTCCCGCCTCCGCACCCCCAGCACCTCGCCCAGGTGATCCGCGGGGCGAGCCTGACCGAGATCCCCGGCATGGGGCATGCGCTGCCCCACCCGGTCTGCGCTCCGCTGGCCGCGGCCGTGCTGGAACACACCGCCCGGCACTGA
- a CDS encoding SAM-dependent methyltransferase yields the protein MSEKQLSASPDQQPVADRIDTTRPHSARFWNYFVGGKDHYEVDREIGDQIKTFFPGMVDVAVAGRQFLGRSVRHLVRERGVRQFLDIGTGLPTADNTHQVAQSLEPEARIVYVDNDPLVLTHARALLTSTPEGATDYIDADLYQPEVILAEAAKTLDFERPVALMLLGILGHAEDFALAREVVGRLMDGLPAGSHLVVYDGTRTSEGMIAAEKAYIESGAVPYYVREPDEIAGLFDGLRLVDPGFVRLSEWHPDADSATVSADVDAFGGIGYKEETGR from the coding sequence ATGAGCGAGAAGCAGTTGTCCGCCAGCCCTGACCAGCAGCCGGTGGCGGACCGGATCGATACCACCAGGCCTCATTCGGCGCGGTTCTGGAACTATTTCGTGGGTGGCAAGGACCACTACGAGGTCGACCGGGAGATCGGCGACCAGATCAAGACCTTCTTCCCCGGCATGGTCGATGTCGCGGTAGCGGGACGGCAGTTCCTCGGCCGTTCGGTGCGCCATCTGGTACGGGAGCGGGGCGTCCGGCAGTTCCTCGACATCGGCACAGGCCTGCCGACCGCGGACAACACCCACCAGGTGGCCCAGAGCCTCGAGCCCGAGGCGCGCATCGTCTACGTCGACAACGATCCGCTGGTACTGACCCACGCGCGTGCCCTGCTCACCAGCACCCCCGAGGGGGCCACGGACTACATCGACGCCGACCTCTACCAGCCCGAGGTCATCCTCGCCGAGGCCGCGAAGACGCTCGACTTCGAGCGGCCCGTGGCCCTGATGCTGCTCGGCATACTCGGCCACGCCGAGGACTTCGCGCTGGCCCGGGAAGTGGTGGGCCGGCTCATGGACGGGCTCCCGGCGGGCAGTCATCTCGTGGTGTACGACGGCACCCGTACCAGCGAGGGGATGATCGCGGCCGAGAAGGCGTACATCGAGAGTGGAGCGGTGCCGTACTACGTCCGCGAACCCGACGAGATCGCCGGCCTCTTCGACGGACTCCGGTTGGTCGACCCCGGCTTCGTGCGGCTCAGCGAGTGGCACCCCGACGCCGACAGCGCGACGGTGTCCGCCGACGTGGACGCCTTCGGAGGGATCGGCTACAAGGAGGAGACCGGCCGGTAG
- a CDS encoding NAD(P)/FAD-dependent oxidoreductase produces the protein MNTQNEAGTGAGATHRVLVLGAGYAGMAAAVQLAARTARREDVTVTVVDAHERFTERMRLHMTATGQRLAELSVPELLEGTGARFVRGWVTAVDADARAVRIDDDRSLHYDTLVYALGSVADTATVPGVEDHAYALNSTQDAEVLAERLARLGGGTVVVGGNGPTGIESAAEIAERHPELDVVLLGRQEPGAALHPKARAYVRAALGRLGVRIRSGTDVVKVRPGAVETADGDSVPADVVLWTGGTRVSPMAAAAGPAVDERGRIVTDGALRSVSHPDVYAVGDAAAIRQGYGVMHGTCQGGMPSGVHAAVSIVRALRGKEPKPFRFGFYHTPVSLGRHDAVVQFTHPDDSPRRMYLTGRTAVRYKEVVTASPWTTYGRMKKMPASGAFWPRGGRFTRVKGGAR, from the coding sequence ATGAACACACAGAACGAGGCGGGTACGGGGGCCGGGGCCACCCACCGCGTCCTGGTCCTGGGAGCCGGGTACGCGGGCATGGCCGCGGCCGTCCAGCTCGCGGCCCGGACGGCGCGGCGCGAGGACGTGACGGTGACCGTGGTCGACGCGCACGAGCGGTTCACCGAGCGGATGCGGCTCCACATGACGGCGACCGGACAGCGGCTCGCGGAGCTGAGCGTCCCCGAGCTGCTGGAGGGCACGGGCGCACGGTTCGTACGCGGCTGGGTGACCGCGGTGGACGCGGACGCGAGGGCGGTCCGGATCGACGACGACCGGAGCCTGCACTACGACACGCTGGTGTACGCCCTGGGCAGCGTCGCCGACACGGCGACGGTACCCGGCGTCGAGGACCACGCGTACGCCCTGAACAGCACCCAGGACGCCGAGGTGCTGGCCGAGCGGCTGGCCCGGCTCGGCGGCGGCACGGTGGTGGTGGGCGGCAACGGGCCGACCGGCATCGAATCGGCCGCCGAGATCGCCGAACGGCACCCGGAGCTGGACGTCGTACTGCTGGGCCGCCAGGAACCCGGCGCCGCCCTGCACCCGAAAGCCAGGGCGTACGTGCGGGCCGCGCTCGGCCGGCTGGGCGTCCGGATACGCAGCGGCACGGACGTCGTCAAGGTGCGGCCCGGTGCCGTCGAGACGGCCGACGGTGACAGCGTCCCCGCCGACGTGGTCCTGTGGACCGGCGGTACGCGAGTCTCCCCGATGGCCGCCGCCGCGGGGCCGGCCGTCGACGAACGCGGCCGTATCGTCACCGACGGAGCACTGCGGTCGGTGTCCCACCCGGACGTGTACGCGGTGGGCGACGCTGCGGCGATCCGCCAGGGCTACGGGGTCATGCACGGTACCTGCCAGGGCGGCATGCCCTCCGGAGTCCACGCCGCGGTGTCGATCGTGCGCGCACTGCGGGGCAAGGAGCCGAAGCCGTTCCGATTCGGCTTCTACCACACGCCGGTGAGCCTGGGACGGCACGACGCCGTCGTGCAGTTCACCCACCCCGACGACAGCCCCCGGCGGATGTACCTGACCGGCCGCACCGCTGTCCGGTACAAAGAGGTGGTGACCGCATCGCCCTGGACGACGTACGGCCGTATGAAGAAGATGCCCGCCTCGGGAGCGTTCTGGCCCCGTGGTGGCCGCTTCACCCGGGTGAAGGGCGGCGCACGATGA
- a CDS encoding RNA polymerase sigma-70 factor: MTTRLPLDAEDQQVFLRYRALLFSVAYRVLGSAADAEDAVQDAWLKWSAADRSRVADPKAYLARIVSNLALERLRSTRNKRETYVGPWLPEPILTTGETAVTADAADTVVNAESVSMAMLVVLETLSPLERAVFVLKEVFGFSHAEIAEAVERSEAAVRQAAHRAREHVRARRPRFAADRSRQREVTERFFAASTGGDVNALMELLSPDVTLWTDGGGKVRQALRPVVGARTVAAWFAAVGTVAYQGVEPADMNAELVEINGGPGLLFSAPDRPLATVTLDLDKDGRIITVHNVANPDKLRAVADGTAHDVSPR; this comes from the coding sequence ATGACGACCAGGCTGCCCCTGGACGCCGAGGACCAGCAGGTGTTCCTCCGCTACCGGGCCCTGCTGTTCTCGGTGGCCTACCGCGTCCTCGGTTCGGCGGCCGACGCGGAGGACGCGGTCCAGGACGCCTGGCTCAAGTGGTCGGCCGCCGACCGCTCGCGGGTGGCGGATCCCAAGGCGTACCTGGCGCGGATCGTGTCGAACCTCGCGCTGGAACGTCTGCGGTCCACCCGGAACAAGCGGGAGACCTATGTGGGGCCCTGGCTGCCCGAACCCATCCTCACGACCGGGGAAACCGCCGTCACCGCCGACGCGGCCGACACCGTCGTGAACGCCGAGTCGGTGTCCATGGCGATGCTGGTGGTGCTGGAGACCCTGAGCCCGCTGGAACGCGCGGTGTTCGTGCTCAAAGAGGTCTTCGGGTTCAGCCACGCCGAGATCGCGGAGGCCGTGGAACGCTCCGAAGCCGCGGTGCGGCAGGCCGCGCACCGCGCCCGTGAGCACGTACGGGCCCGGCGCCCGCGCTTCGCCGCCGACCGGTCACGGCAGCGCGAGGTCACCGAGCGGTTCTTCGCCGCCTCGACCGGCGGGGACGTCAACGCCCTGATGGAGCTGCTGTCCCCGGACGTCACCCTGTGGACCGACGGCGGCGGCAAGGTCCGCCAGGCTCTGCGCCCGGTCGTGGGCGCACGCACGGTGGCGGCCTGGTTCGCGGCCGTCGGCACCGTCGCCTACCAGGGCGTCGAACCCGCCGACATGAACGCGGAGCTCGTCGAGATCAACGGAGGCCCGGGACTGCTGTTCAGCGCCCCGGACCGGCCGCTCGCGACGGTGACCCTCGACCTCGACAAGGACGGCCGCATCATCACCGTCCACAACGTGGCCAATCCGGACAAACTCCGGGCCGTCGCAGACGGCACCGCCCACGACGTGTCGCCCCGGTGA
- a CDS encoding VanZ family protein, whose protein sequence is MLEAVFKGQGAFVLIATGAAAIAALLGYLVARRYARPWAYAGLAAALTAEIGVTLLLPSAGDTSGRCVVNRDLTEPFATEQGLLNLAMFLPLGFLGVLAVRRVVPVLLGVSLLSVVTELCQGLLPWTGRSCDSSDVQMNVLGAALGTLAGAVSLRAARRELRPTTAALRPTLVAFGAGFLACAVVGSVWITPVCVDSTSLRFASGAEKEAARQAVTAAFEGYGRIANVQVRPGQEGGTDTLLIALETGFAELSWPDREQFSADFQELPEEPGPVGFPVPGSAAAPRSADDALRTATSYARARFPWALSGATATSTPVGPQAELGWVVAWRSRVDGVVMPTRLDVRIDPRGHVAELLTRRVRDTPTTFPPSPGE, encoded by the coding sequence ATGCTCGAAGCCGTCTTCAAGGGTCAGGGCGCCTTCGTCCTGATCGCCACGGGAGCCGCCGCGATCGCGGCTCTCCTGGGATACCTCGTGGCGCGGAGGTACGCCCGTCCCTGGGCCTACGCCGGACTCGCGGCCGCGCTCACGGCGGAGATCGGCGTCACGCTCCTTCTCCCCTCGGCCGGCGACACCTCGGGCCGGTGCGTGGTCAACCGGGACCTGACGGAGCCCTTCGCGACGGAGCAGGGGCTGCTCAATCTCGCGATGTTCCTGCCCCTCGGGTTCCTCGGCGTCCTGGCGGTCCGGCGCGTCGTCCCCGTCCTCCTCGGCGTCTCGTTGCTGTCCGTGGTCACAGAGCTGTGCCAGGGGCTGCTTCCGTGGACCGGACGGTCCTGCGACTCCAGCGACGTACAGATGAACGTGCTGGGGGCGGCGCTGGGAACGCTCGCCGGTGCGGTGTCGCTGCGGGCCGCCCGCCGTGAACTCCGCCCCACGACGGCGGCTCTCAGGCCGACGCTCGTCGCCTTCGGTGCCGGATTCCTGGCCTGCGCCGTGGTGGGGAGCGTATGGATCACTCCTGTGTGCGTCGACTCGACGAGCCTGCGGTTCGCGAGCGGGGCGGAGAAGGAGGCGGCCCGGCAGGCGGTCACGGCGGCCTTCGAAGGCTACGGGAGGATAGCGAACGTACAGGTCAGGCCCGGCCAGGAGGGAGGAACCGACACGCTCCTCATCGCTCTGGAGACAGGGTTCGCCGAACTGAGCTGGCCGGACAGGGAGCAGTTCTCGGCCGATTTCCAGGAACTGCCGGAAGAGCCCGGACCGGTCGGTTTCCCGGTACCGGGATCGGCCGCGGCACCCCGGAGCGCCGACGACGCCCTCAGGACGGCCACGTCGTACGCGAGGGCGCGCTTCCCCTGGGCGCTGTCGGGAGCCACCGCGACGTCCACCCCCGTCGGGCCTCAGGCGGAACTGGGCTGGGTGGTCGCGTGGCGCAGTCGCGTCGACGGTGTGGTGATGCCCACGCGCCTGGACGTCCGGATCGATCCGCGGGGCCACGTGGCGGAGCTGCTGACACGACGTGTGCGGGACACGCCCACCACGTTCCCCCCCTCGCCGGGTGAGTGA
- a CDS encoding cytochrome P450 produces MTTPSLPAAHSPAGGCPAHAAAAPVPLGGPAFHTEPRALYRTMRHEYGPVVPVELAGGFPAWLVIGYRELHQVTADGELFPRDVGLWNQWEHIPEDWPLLPMVGRPMPSIYFSAGAEHRRHAEMVVPALEGADPFEIRGHCEQLADRLVDGICGRGTADLVAEFAEPLPVLVLARLVGFPDSEGADIARVLKDLADGGPGAQEAQSRFGEHMRRLVAAKHAVPGDDVTSRMLADPEPFTDEEYALDLMAITAAGHLTTADWISSSLRLMLTEDQFADSFTGGRRSVGDAMNEVLWEESPTQILAGRWAARDTHLGGRTILAGDMLLLGLGGANTDPLIRQELGSRPGAAHGSNSAHLAFSHGEYRCPFPAQVIAETIARTAIEVILDRLPDLELAVPPGDLVRRPSAFLRGMNALPVRFAPVGTTGDLL; encoded by the coding sequence TTGACGACCCCTTCCTTACCCGCCGCGCATTCCCCTGCCGGGGGCTGCCCCGCGCACGCCGCAGCCGCGCCGGTCCCACTCGGCGGACCCGCGTTCCACACCGAACCACGGGCGCTCTACCGCACCATGCGCCACGAGTACGGGCCCGTCGTACCCGTCGAGCTGGCCGGCGGGTTCCCCGCCTGGCTGGTCATCGGATACCGCGAGCTCCACCAGGTCACCGCCGACGGTGAGCTGTTCCCCCGGGACGTCGGTCTGTGGAACCAGTGGGAGCACATTCCCGAGGACTGGCCGCTGCTGCCCATGGTGGGCCGGCCCATGCCGTCCATCTACTTCAGCGCCGGGGCCGAGCACCGCCGGCACGCCGAGATGGTGGTGCCCGCGCTGGAGGGCGCCGACCCCTTCGAGATCCGAGGACACTGCGAGCAGCTCGCCGACCGCCTCGTCGACGGCATCTGCGGCCGGGGCACCGCCGACCTCGTCGCCGAATTCGCCGAGCCGCTGCCGGTTCTCGTGCTCGCCCGGCTCGTCGGCTTCCCCGACTCGGAAGGGGCGGACATCGCCCGGGTCCTGAAGGACCTCGCCGACGGGGGGCCGGGCGCCCAGGAGGCGCAGAGCCGGTTCGGTGAGCACATGCGGCGGCTGGTGGCCGCCAAACACGCGGTGCCCGGCGACGACGTCACCTCCCGGATGCTCGCCGACCCGGAGCCGTTCACGGACGAGGAGTACGCGCTCGACCTGATGGCCATCACGGCCGCCGGCCACCTCACCACCGCGGACTGGATCAGCAGTTCACTGAGGCTGATGCTCACCGAGGACCAGTTCGCCGACTCGTTCACCGGCGGCAGGCGCAGCGTCGGCGACGCGATGAACGAGGTCCTGTGGGAAGAGAGCCCCACCCAGATCCTCGCCGGCCGCTGGGCCGCCCGCGACACCCACCTGGGCGGGCGCACCATCCTCGCCGGTGACATGCTTCTGCTCGGTCTGGGAGGGGCCAACACCGACCCGCTGATACGCCAGGAGCTGGGGAGCCGGCCAGGCGCCGCACACGGCAGCAACAGCGCGCACCTGGCGTTCAGCCACGGCGAGTACCGGTGCCCCTTCCCCGCACAGGTGATCGCCGAGACCATCGCCCGTACCGCCATCGAGGTCATCCTCGACCGGCTGCCCGACCTCGAGCTCGCGGTCCCTCCCGGGGACCTCGTCCGGCGCCCGTCCGCCTTTCTGCGCGGCATGAACGCACTGCCCGTCCGGTTCGCCCCCGTAGGTACGACAGGAGATCTGCTGTGA
- a CDS encoding cytochrome P450 family protein gives MVNDLDGETELLCAAEPLARIELLGVSAWTVTRHAEARRLLVDPRLVKDLDAWSLWQSGEVTREWPLIGMIDAGRSMFTVDGEEHRRLRAKTSQALTPRRLEAIRPDIEKYTRELLDVLAEQGRDGVVDLKSVFAQPLPMRVVGQLMGVDEAQHPMLMKQYKAFFSMLTPQDERLALIDELDVFYSELVREKAARPSDDLTSALILADEGGEPLTEEEVVGNLKAMVAAGHETTIGLILNAVRALLAHPDQLKKVLEGEVSWETVIEETLRWDTPTTHLLMRFATEDIQVGEQTIAKGEGVVISYRVIGRDTDQHGEDADAFDVTRPTPIRHMTFGHGPHICPGAALSRVEAGIALPALFGRFPDLELAIPDGEIRKLPVMTQNDMEAFPVLLHG, from the coding sequence ATGGTCAACGACCTCGACGGCGAGACCGAACTGCTGTGCGCGGCCGAACCGTTGGCCCGTATCGAGCTGCTCGGGGTGTCTGCCTGGACGGTCACCCGGCACGCCGAGGCGCGCAGGCTCCTCGTCGATCCGCGACTCGTGAAGGACCTGGACGCCTGGTCGCTCTGGCAGAGCGGCGAGGTCACCCGGGAGTGGCCGCTGATCGGCATGATCGACGCCGGTCGGTCGATGTTCACTGTGGACGGCGAGGAGCACCGCAGGCTGCGCGCCAAGACCTCGCAGGCGCTCACCCCGCGCCGGCTGGAAGCGATCCGCCCCGACATCGAGAAGTACACCCGGGAACTGCTCGACGTGCTCGCCGAGCAGGGCCGGGACGGCGTCGTCGACCTCAAGTCCGTCTTCGCCCAGCCCCTGCCGATGCGGGTCGTCGGCCAGCTGATGGGGGTGGACGAGGCACAGCACCCGATGCTGATGAAGCAGTACAAGGCGTTCTTCTCCATGCTCACCCCGCAGGACGAACGTCTGGCGCTCATCGACGAACTGGACGTCTTCTACTCGGAGCTGGTCAGGGAAAAGGCGGCGCGGCCCTCGGACGACCTCACCAGCGCGCTGATCCTGGCGGACGAGGGAGGGGAGCCGCTCACCGAGGAAGAGGTCGTGGGTAACCTCAAGGCCATGGTGGCCGCCGGGCACGAGACGACGATCGGGCTCATCCTCAACGCCGTACGCGCCCTGCTCGCCCACCCCGACCAGCTGAAGAAGGTGCTGGAGGGCGAGGTCTCCTGGGAGACGGTGATCGAGGAGACGCTCCGCTGGGACACGCCCACCACCCACCTGCTGATGCGGTTCGCCACCGAGGACATCCAGGTCGGGGAGCAGACGATCGCCAAGGGGGAGGGTGTGGTGATCTCCTACCGGGTGATCGGGCGGGACACCGATCAGCACGGGGAGGATGCCGACGCCTTCGACGTCACCCGGCCGACCCCGATCCGCCATATGACCTTCGGTCACGGTCCGCACATCTGTCCCGGCGCGGCGCTCTCCCGGGTGGAGGCGGGCATCGCGCTCCCGGCGCTGTTCGGCCGCTTCCCGGATCTGGAGCTCGCGATACCGGACGGCGAGATCCGCAAGCTGCCGGTGATGACGCAGAACGACATGGAGGCGTTCCCCGTACTGCTGCACGGCTGA
- a CDS encoding LacI family DNA-binding transcriptional regulator, giving the protein MVTLAEVAQHAGVSASTVSYVLSGKRSISASTRKRVEQSIQQLGYHPNAGARALASSRSNIIALMVPLRTDMYVPVMMEIAIAVATTARTHGYDVLLLTGEEGPAAVRRIAGSSLADAMILMDVELHDERLPLLRDSGRPAVLIGLPADTTGLTCVDLDFEATGALCVEHLTQLGHREIAVIGEAPAVYERHTGFAERTVDGIRAKGRETGARILHRPCEGGYAAMGTTLSRIFDERPGTTGFVVQNEAAVEPLLNLLRQQGRAVPEDVSVVAVCPEQVAAGASVRLTSVAIPAQEMGRRAVEQVVAKLAGRASEEVDLLAPELTVRASTGPAPA; this is encoded by the coding sequence ATGGTCACGCTTGCCGAGGTCGCCCAGCACGCCGGAGTCTCCGCGAGCACGGTGAGCTACGTCCTGAGCGGGAAGCGGTCGATCTCCGCCTCCACCCGGAAGCGGGTGGAGCAGAGCATCCAGCAGCTCGGCTACCACCCCAACGCCGGGGCGCGTGCCCTTGCCAGCAGCCGGTCCAACATCATCGCGCTCATGGTGCCGCTGCGCACCGACATGTACGTGCCGGTGATGATGGAGATCGCCATCGCCGTGGCCACCACCGCTCGTACGCACGGCTACGACGTCCTCCTGCTCACCGGCGAGGAGGGGCCCGCGGCCGTCCGGCGGATCGCCGGGAGCTCGCTGGCCGACGCCATGATCCTGATGGACGTCGAACTGCACGACGAGAGGCTGCCGTTGCTGCGTGACTCCGGCCGGCCCGCCGTGCTGATCGGGCTGCCCGCCGACACGACGGGCCTGACCTGCGTGGACCTCGACTTCGAGGCCACCGGTGCCCTCTGCGTGGAACACCTCACCCAGCTCGGGCACCGCGAGATCGCGGTGATCGGAGAGGCCCCCGCCGTCTACGAGCGGCACACGGGGTTCGCCGAACGGACCGTGGACGGCATCCGGGCCAAGGGACGGGAGACCGGCGCGCGGATCCTGCACCGGCCCTGCGAGGGCGGGTACGCGGCGATGGGCACCACACTGTCCCGGATCTTCGACGAACGACCGGGCACCACCGGGTTCGTCGTGCAGAACGAGGCCGCCGTCGAACCGTTGCTCAACCTGCTCCGGCAGCAGGGCCGTGCCGTGCCGGAGGACGTGTCCGTCGTGGCCGTCTGCCCCGAACAGGTGGCTGCGGGTGCCTCGGTTCGGCTCACCTCCGTCGCCATTCCGGCCCAGGAGATGGGCCGCCGCGCGGTGGAGCAGGTGGTGGCGAAGCTCGCGGGCCGGGCATCTGAGGAAGTCGATCTGTTGGCACCGGAGTTGACGGTCCGGGCGAGCACGGGCCCGGCGCCTGCCTGA
- a CDS encoding glycosyl hydrolase family 95 catalytic domain-containing protein codes for MTDGTWEPAPAARWQDAFLSGNGAHGAMVYGDPADDRVIVNHHSLVRPNGSGSVGPPELADRLGRLQDALLDGDATAAEEFGAGRPLVWVQPFHPAFRTRIRRRGPHEAVPGYRREADFTTGEVSASCGAWRSRVFVSRADDVVVQHVADPGLDAEIWLDPRLPGAPAALAVGRSTVLTPDGACLALRVGYPGGDQAYTGVTLARVDGGTVSVAGEGIRIQGARGLTLTTRVHRGTGRLDAGALWADLPEGRYAALLDRHRPTHRAAYGRASLTLRDAAGERELPGSELLRRPKSPALLERLFAAGRYHLLSASGILPPRLTGLWTGDWDTAWSGAFTTNANLNLQISSAAAAALPEVTEAHAALVYGQLPDWRDNARAVFGARGIVAPSHTDGESGHTRHFQRAYPLHLWTAGADWLLQPLLEHAEVTTGAPDPRLTGALVEAALFYEDFLSREDPDGRVVVVPSYSPENRPANASWGTVNATMDIAAARHALTTAAAHAPGHPSAGRWRALAARLPGYLVNEDGALAEWAWPGLEETYDHRHLSHLYPVWPLDEINPYDTPREAAAAHRALELRGAENDSAHGHLHHALLAARLRDPSRVAGALDAVLGGDFFHDSLMSAHYPSRDVYNADAAHTLPSAVLESLVQSTPGRLVLLPAPPAGYPSGELRGVRTRFGAALDLSWSEAGATAVLRPTRDARVDLRTGDGFALTESWAGGPAAPLELTAGVDRVLTLEPR; via the coding sequence ATGACCGACGGTACGTGGGAGCCGGCCCCCGCCGCCCGCTGGCAGGACGCGTTCCTCAGCGGCAACGGCGCCCACGGGGCGATGGTGTACGGCGATCCGGCGGACGACCGGGTCATCGTCAACCACCACAGCCTGGTGCGCCCCAACGGCAGCGGGTCGGTGGGCCCTCCGGAGCTCGCGGACCGGCTCGGCCGCCTCCAGGACGCGCTGCTGGACGGTGACGCGACGGCGGCCGAGGAGTTCGGGGCGGGCCGGCCGCTGGTCTGGGTGCAGCCCTTCCACCCGGCGTTCCGGACACGGATCCGCCGCCGGGGACCGCACGAGGCGGTCCCCGGATACCGGCGTGAGGCCGACTTCACCACGGGTGAGGTCAGCGCCTCGTGCGGGGCGTGGCGCAGCCGGGTGTTCGTGTCGCGGGCGGACGACGTGGTCGTTCAGCACGTCGCGGATCCGGGGCTGGACGCGGAGATCTGGCTCGACCCGCGGCTGCCCGGGGCTCCGGCGGCGCTGGCCGTGGGGCGTTCGACGGTGCTGACACCGGACGGCGCGTGCCTCGCGCTCCGGGTGGGCTACCCGGGCGGGGACCAGGCGTACACGGGCGTGACGCTGGCCCGGGTGGACGGCGGCACGGTGTCCGTGGCGGGCGAGGGCATCCGGATCCAGGGGGCGCGCGGTCTGACGCTGACGACCCGGGTACACCGGGGAACCGGGCGTCTCGATGCCGGTGCCCTGTGGGCGGACCTGCCGGAGGGAAGGTACGCGGCGCTGCTCGACCGGCACCGGCCGACGCACCGTGCGGCGTACGGGAGGGCGTCCCTCACGCTGCGGGACGCGGCCGGTGAGCGGGAGCTGCCCGGCAGCGAACTGCTGCGCCGCCCGAAGAGCCCGGCGCTGCTGGAACGCCTCTTCGCGGCGGGCCGCTACCACCTGCTCTCCGCCTCCGGGATCCTGCCGCCTCGGCTGACCGGGCTGTGGACCGGTGACTGGGACACCGCCTGGTCCGGGGCGTTCACCACGAACGCCAACCTCAACCTCCAGATCTCCTCCGCGGCGGCGGCCGCCCTGCCCGAGGTCACCGAGGCCCACGCGGCCCTGGTGTACGGGCAGCTGCCGGACTGGCGGGACAACGCACGGGCGGTCTTCGGGGCACGGGGCATCGTCGCGCCCTCCCACACGGACGGCGAGTCGGGGCACACCCGGCACTTCCAGCGCGCCTATCCGCTGCACCTGTGGACGGCGGGGGCCGACTGGCTGCTCCAGCCGCTGCTCGAACACGCCGAGGTGACGACGGGCGCACCGGATCCGCGGCTGACCGGCGCCCTGGTCGAGGCGGCGCTGTTCTACGAGGACTTCCTCAGCCGCGAGGACCCGGACGGGCGGGTGGTGGTCGTCCCGTCGTACTCCCCGGAGAACCGGCCGGCCAACGCGAGCTGGGGCACGGTGAACGCCACCATGGACATCGCGGCGGCCCGCCACGCCCTGACCACGGCGGCCGCGCACGCCCCGGGCCATCCCTCCGCCGGCCGCTGGCGCGCGCTCGCCGCACGGCTGCCCGGCTACCTGGTGAACGAGGACGGGGCGCTCGCCGAGTGGGCGTGGCCGGGCCTCGAGGAGACGTACGACCACCGCCATCTCAGCCACCTCTACCCGGTGTGGCCGCTGGACGAGATCAACCCGTACGACACCCCCCGGGAGGCGGCAGCCGCGCACCGTGCCCTGGAGCTGCGGGGCGCGGAGAACGACTCCGCGCACGGGCATCTGCACCACGCGCTGCTCGCGGCCCGGCTGCGGGACCCGTCGCGGGTTGCGGGAGCGCTGGACGCGGTGCTGGGCGGGGACTTCTTCCACGACTCGCTGATGAGCGCGCACTACCCGTCCCGTGACGTCTACAACGCGGACGCGGCCCACACCCTTCCGTCCGCCGTCCTCGAGTCGCTCGTCCAGTCCACGCCGGGCCGTCTGGTACTGCTCCCGGCACCGCCGGCCGGCTACCCGTCCGGCGAACTGCGGGGCGTACGCACCCGGTTCGGCGCCGCACTGGACCTGAGCTGGTCCGAGGCGGGCGCCACAGCCGTCCTGCGCCCCACCCGCGACGCCCGCGTGGATCTGCGTACGGGCGACGGTTTCGCCCTCACCGAGTCCTGGGCCGGCGGTCCTGCGGCTCCGCTGGAGCTGACCGCCGGGGTGGACCGCGTGCTCACCCTGGAGCCCCGGTAG